The Mustelus asterias unplaced genomic scaffold, sMusAst1.hap1.1 HAP1_SCAFFOLD_322, whole genome shotgun sequence genome segment tccaggcagctgaaggcacggccaccaatggtggggtgATTTAAATCAGGGGTGAAGGACATCCGGGACAGGACATCTGGGAATGGTGCTCCATGTGTGTGGCCCCATAGCCCAGGCTCAAGGCCCTAATCTGAACTTTGGGACAGTGTTTGACCGTCCCTGGTCTCAGAGAAAAACAATTCCCCCGATAAACATCTTGTAAGATCTGTGTTTATTGATACCATAAAAAGTTGGGACCAGTCCAGTCCTCCTGTGTACTGGATGGGGATTGATTTTAACAGATTTAAACTCCTCTGGATCTCAGTGCTACAACTTGAATATCTTTTggttaaaaatgaaaataaataaatattgaaaagTGAACAGAACAAAAATGGGGAAACAGACACAACCCCCTTCATGTTCACTGAACATTCCTtcacccactcatccacccagTGGCTCCCAGCCGGATCGACAATCAGCGCAAACTCAGAGAGAGGGGAGCTGGTCCTCGGGATGTAACAATGGACAAGGGCTGGAAGTTTACAGTTTATGGTCATGACCTGCATGGAGGCAAGTCAGAGCCGTGCTTGAAGCTCCATGGAGGCAGCCACTTTCTCCATGATAGACAGTCTCtggaacctccaccagccccacaaccctccgagcTCCCTGCCCTCCTCCAATTAGGGAAGAAGGTGACTCAGTGGTAATgtctttgattggatttattattgtcacctgtattgggatactgtgaaaagtattgtttcttgcacaacaTACAGacaaaaaacatactgttcatagagtacatcagggagaaggaaaggagacagtgcagaaaatagtgttaaagtcatagctagggtgtagagaaaagcttaatgcaaggtaggtccattcaagagtctgatagcagcagagaagaaggtgttcttgagtcggttggtccgtgatctcagacttgagtgctttctatggtgcatctgtaaaagctaatgagagtcgtagcagacatagaacaaagaacaatacagcacaggaacaggcccttcggccctccaagcccgtgctgctccctggtccaaactagaccattcttttgtatccctccattcccactccgttcatgtggctatctagataagtcttaaacgttcccagtgtgtccgcctctaccaccttgcctggcagcgcattccaggcccccaccaccctctgtgtaaaattcatgccaaattttcttagcctcctgagaaagcagaggtgttggtggcctttcttaactatagtgttggcgtggagggaccaggacaggttgttggtgatctggacacctcaaatcatgaagctctcaaccatttccacttctggAACAGACATCCAGAAGTCCAgcccaatgctctggggacatgggttcaaatccccaattcaattaatgaatctggaattctaaagctagtctcagtaatgatgtccATGTTagttatcatcgattgttgtaaaactttaccaatgtcctttagggaaggaaatctgccatccttatctggtctggcctacgtgtgactctggactcacagcaatgtggttgggtctcgggccgagcaagccactcagttcagggacaataagggatgggtaacaagttctggcctttccagtgatgcccacatcccaggagacaataaaataaaatgttcTGACCCTCTTCAGCTCCCCCAACCGGCTTCACTCCACCTGTACTTTCACCTGCTGAGGTCCTAAAGGATGGAAATCCCTCACTAAACCTGCTCCTTACCTTTTCAACCCAGCTTCTTACCGTCTGTGAAGGGTCTCGGTACATTCTAACCTGTTACTGGGTAAATACCAATTGTTGTCACCGCTTTTCATCTGAAAACTCAGGAATGTCACAAAAACATTTGGAAACTTCAGATCAGAGACATTTTCAGACTGGAATAGTCACTTGTGGTCAGGAACAGCTCGCAGTTTTATATCAATCTGATTTCAGAGCATGCTTTGTGAACAATCACTATCTAATAATCTTCATAAAATGTAAAAATGTTCCTTGAAAATTAACAGAACagcactctctgtccctccctctctccctcttatgAAGAAAGCTTCCACAGCAGCTTGCTGGGTGACAAACCCAGAATGGACCTGTTTTCTCTCCCCAGATAAGGAGCTCTGATCCATGGAAGAGAGCGGCTGaacacatttcttacacacctcaggattaACCCACACATTCAGTCCtcaatgtgattaacagcagcaaaagcagttgaatccaacccctgcagacACTCATGAAATTGCTGGTGTCTGAGCATTTGCTGTAAGTcagtgaatccattcccacactcggaacaggtgaacagtctctccccagtgtgaactcgctggtgcatcacGAGACTTTTGCTGCTTTTGAAGCTCTGCTCACAGTCAAAACATTTAAAAGGTTTTACATtgatgtgaatttgctggtgtttcagTAGGTGGTATGATTGAATGAagttcttcccacacacagagcagctgtatggtctctctccagtgtgaattcgctggtgtacagtgagttcagatgatcgcctgaacccagtcccacagtgagaacaTCTAAATGGTCTCTcgagtgtgaacacgttgatgacaCGTCACTTCACCGGAggttttaaagcacttcccacagtctggacatttaaagggtctcttgtcagtgtgaactcgctggtgtttctgcaggttggatgtagcagtgaatcgcttcccacacaaggggcaggtgaatggcttctcctcactgtgaatgtgttggtgcctcagcagatactttttgcttttaaatgttttctcacagtcagaacatttgaaaggtgtctgatcagtgtgaacatactggtgtgtcagcaggctggatgactgagtgaatcccttcccacaggtggagcaggtgaacggcctctctccagtgtgagcaCGTCGATGCATTTCCAGTTCAGAAGGGTAACTGTAACCCtttccacaatcctcacatttccacagtttctccatggtgccggtgtccttgtgtctctccaggttggacacTTAGTTGaatcctcatccacacacagaacatgtgaacggtttctccttactatgaatggtgtgatattttttcaggctgtgtaactggttaaagctctttccatagTCAGTTCACAGAAATACTCTCtcaggtatttgtgtgtgtctcagtgcttttccagtcacactgatgtttgaaatcttttcccacagacagaataaacatttctccttccacattcaaaggccaatgatattcagaccctgatgaatcgagtgactctgtcagatctcgttgtgatatctgtttctgtctgtaaTTCCTCCTTTCCAATATTCTGTAAaacagtttacaaaagtcatcagttagtccaggatagaaattttgaacaattttagtttctctggaacattttttcctctcttgcttgccttcattggccggggcatcaagtataaaagttggcaagatgtgttacagctgtatgaaactttagttaggccacatttggagtattacatgcagttctggttgccacactaccagaaggacgtggatgctttggagacactataaagaaggtttaccagatgttGCCCAGTCTAGAGGgtttaagttatgaaaagaggttggataaacctggattgttttcactggaaagacggaggctgaggggtgacctgatagagatctacaaaattataagatgcatagatagggtagatagtcagaggctttttcccagggcagaagggTTGACtatgagagggcacaggttcaaggtgaggtggggaaagtttttcacacagagggttgtgggtgcctggaccaTGCTGCCAatggaggttgtggaagcaggcacgttagcaacgttcaaggcgtatcttgatagacacacgaACGGGagacaaacagagggatagaaacagaGGGACAATAAGTAGTGGGTGTAAATTAGGAATCagcgcaggctcggtgggccaaagggcctgttcctgtgctgcattgttctttgttctcctaaatctgtaaatccccttcccacacactctccctcctccctgggctgaagtccaaacccatctcaccatctctttcctccagttttctccctccctctcctctgtctgggttcagttagaagtctcacaacaccaggttaaagtccaacaggtttttttggtagcaaataccataagctttcggagcactgctccttcgtcagatggagtggaaatggagtgggttcagttctccagctcctgtctgcagactgacaataaaaccaatgggttttATTGGGGGGTTTGGAACCTCCTGCACTCACCCGCCTGAGTCCAGATTCACAGCCACACCGCGCATGCTCCAGCTCACAATGGGCCGGGGAGTGATTGACGGGCAgttccggaccaataggaagaggatcATCCGGGTCCCGGATTGAACCGGGCAACCGGCCACCATCTTGGGAGAGGAAGGCGTATCTTTTGTTCAGGGAGCGGAGCGCGGGGACGGCCATCTTGgtaagggaggggggagtgggcggggctgcTCCCTGTGGCCTGGGCCCGGGTTACCCGGGCAACCGGCGGGCGCCGCCATCTTGAGGTGGTGATTGTCCATCCGGGTGTTGAGTGAAGGGATGGACAATGAGCTGGAGCTGAGTTTGGAAAGTGTTCAGAGGAAGGTGTGAAATCAGATTGACAGCCAGATCTGTGTAAGAACTAGAAACTCACATTCAGTATGTTTCTCAAAGCTCACCACAATGCTGCAAACACTCAGCTCATCAACAACAAGCCTCTGGCATtgcaaatgttaactctgtttctctctctccacagaagctgccaaaacctgctgaggatttccacaacttcctgttttcatttcccatttccagaactttctgttttttgtttccatttccagcttctccagtctttcACTGCGattattatagaattcctacagtgcagaggaggccatttggcccattgagcctgcaccgaacaacaatcccacccaggccctatcactgcaacctcacctatttaccctgttaatccccctgagggTACTAagtaggtcaatttagcatggccaatccacctagcctgcgcctctttggactgtgggaggaaaccggagcatccggaggaaacccacgcagacacggggagaacgtgcaaactccacacagatagtgacccaagccgggaatcgaacccggatccctggagctgtcaggcagcattgataaccactgtgcctttttttgtttttaaagttaaagtttatttattaatgtcaagtaaggcttatagtaacactgcaatgaagttactgcgaaattccccgagtcgccacactccggcacctgttcgggtcaatgcacctaaccagcacgtctttcagactgagaggggaaaccggagcacacaggaaacccacacagacatggggagaacatgcaaactccacacagacccaagggctggaattgaacccaggtccctggcgctgtgaggcagcagtgctaaccactgtgccaccatgtcgtgtttttttaaagttcagagTAAAATAATTGTCACAATTTAAATATACAAATCAGCGATATTTATTTGTTTAACTGAGACTGGGCTGTTCAGGAGCAATGTCAGGAATCACTTCACGgaaaatagaaatctggaattctgaTCAGATTCAGTCAACAGAAAATTTAAAAACTGAGATTGTGAGAAGGTTGTGAGATGAGAGTGTGAAGGATTCTGGAATCAAGGGAGTTGGATGGATTTAACAAACAGATCAGGCAAGTCATCCTCAAACCCAAGAGACTACCAATGAAATAGGAAGTCAGGGCAGATCGGGAAGGTGGGGCTCTTTTGGTGTCATGCCCAAGGTACTCAGGTGACCAGGTGCCACTTGAGGGAGGAAGCTGGCGAGTCTTGTCCAACCAACAGGGTACATGTGTGGCCGTGTTAGTGAAGGGGCATTGGGTTGGCGGGGCATCAGGGAgcagtgaccaggagagaaaatgATTGATTTTATTCTTATTCTGCAAACAGCAGCTGGAGGTCTGAACACAGCCAGAGAAATGGGGGAGGGAAAACTGGGAGTGAAGGAAAGACACTTCACTGGATTCTGCGCAGGGAGATTGTGTGGGATGGGGAACaaaaatgttccacagaaactggaattgtctgttctgaatttctatcctggatttACCGTGATGacatttgtaaactccttttccaGGATATTGGAAGGAGAGGAAACTCAAACCTaacatcacatcaagatctgacgGAGCTATTTGCGGCATCGGGATTATGAATGCGGAAGGAGAAAGGAtttctgttctgtctgtgggaaaagatttcagacatcagtgtgattgggaaagcaccgagacacacacacccgagtgaaggtgttccagtgaactgactggaaagagctttaaccagtgacacagcctgaaaaaacatcacaccattcacattggggagaaactgtacacgtgttgtgtgtgtgtggacgagcCTTCAACTGATCAACAACCTGGAGAGGCAcatcagcaccatggagaaaccgtggaaatgtgaggactgtgggaagggattcaaatggCCGtcccagctggaaattcatcagcgcactcacactggggagaggccattcacctgctccatgtgtgggaagggattcagagagtcatccaacctgctgcaacaccagcgagttcacactgacctgagaccttttaaatgtccagactgcgggaagggctataaaagttctggggacctgatgtcccatcaacgtgttcacactgaccagaggccattcaggtgctctcactgcgggtTCAGGAAATCATCTGaattcactgtacaccagcgcactcacactggggagaggccgttcacctgctccatgtgtgggaaggggttcattaattcatccaacctgtcgagacaccagcgcactcactctGATGCAAGAACTTTTAAATGTCCTGACTGTGAGGAGAGCTTTAAAAACAGTGATAATCTGCTGAGACatcgacgcactcacactggagagagaccattcacttgctccgagtgtgggaagggattcactcgatcagccGCACTGctgacacaccggcgagttcacagcggagagaggccattcacctgctccgagtgtgggaaaagATTTACTTGTTCATCTCATCTATTgaaacaccagcgcactcacactgtggagagaccattcacctgcttcatgtgtgggaagggattcactcagtcttctaacctgctgacacaccagcaaattcacaagtgAGTGCAGAGGTTGGAGTtctctgttattgctgctgttgatcacatTGAGGATTAAATGTGTGGGTTAAACCTGAGGTGGGTATGAAATGTGTCCCAGCTGCTCtcttccatggttcagagctccgaGACATGGAACAGaggctcctttacaactgtgtttagagtcaggaagaacaacagtgaatgctggaaacatgctgtcagatcagagattggtgtaaaactgggatctgttcctgagtgAGAGCGAAACAGCAGGTTTAAGTTTCCTGTCTGGAACTGATTGTGGTAAttatggtaatcatagaatccctacaatgcagaaggaggccatttggcccatcgagtctgcaccgactctctgtcagagcatcttccccagacacacccctccccgccctagccccataaccccacgcatttaccccactaatccccctaaccataacatcttgggacatctatggggcaatttagcattggtcaatctgcctaacctgcacatctttgcactgtgggaggcaaccagggAGCATTTACATGGAGGTGgtgcttctacccagagtgtaatggtaatgctgctgcactttgatacgactgctcagacatcAGACTGTGTCggctcttattgatactgaataaaatctaaccactgtcaccaataagggttatcactgggaatcatttcagagtttgggaaaagagAATAAAGGGTTAATGGACACCCCGAATCCCAATTCTATAgattaaaaggatgttcacaatgctctgggcccaaatggtttctctccagCTCCTCTGCACCTGTTACTGTGACTCCACACTTTGGGCACATGGACTGAACCCCAGGGGTTCCGTCACCATCTGCCCCAATTGCCCGTCTCCTGCCCCGATTggctggaggcccatttcccagtcagtcctccagcaccttcctgtctctctatcagtgcgacgcccagggcagtttcccaactggggcacaggccccattattctcagctaaattcagctctTAGCTCCATTGCCTGGCTGgcattgacacgagcaatagagacagaaaggtgccccaggctcaagtGGGAACCTGAAACTTGTAGCTTTCAACAAACTCTTCAACATTTGTGCATTCAATACCTGTTTTTGTATGAGGTTGTTATTTTTACATTGAGGCACTGGAGGCGAAGAATAACTTTCCCTTTCTAACTTTGTATTGTCTGTTGTATCAGCCACGGCACAGTGGATCACACTCTTCCACAAGAAACTaccaagggtcatgaacaaagcccagtccatcacacaaaccagcctcccatccattgactctgtctacatttcccgctgccttggaaaagcagccagcataattaaggaccccacacaacctggacatttgctcttccaccttcttctgttggtaaaaagatacaaaagtctgaggtcacgtaccaactgactcaagaacagcttcttccctgctgccgtcagacttttgaatggacttaacctgcattaagttgatctttctccacatcctagctatgactgtaacactacattctgcactctctcgtttccttctctatgaacggtatgctttgtctgtatagtgtgcaagaaacaatacttttcactgtatactaatacatgtgacgataataaatcaaatcttcactctgaatcagaagattgtTCTTTCCAATCCCAGTCCATTGACCTGAGGCCAACATTCAAaatgccagcactgagggagtgctgcattattagAGCTGCTGCCTTTAGGATGAGATGCCAACCCAAGTACCCCATCTGCCCCTTTTATCCCCAAAGTGACCATTACCTGACATCAGAGTTGGGCTGATTGTGACATGACACTTGGTCAATTTGGTGACCAGATTAATTTAACCGGATCCCCAATTACTGACACCACCTTCtctcattatcttagacaggaatacaatTGCACAGTTTCACACTAaccctttatctgattctatacaatcaGGTGTTCAGACAATTTCAAATTTTGAGACAaatcagagcttgaaggtctCTCTTGAAAGTACATTTATCatcattgcacattctttacatacacagcaattcaGATTATAATTTTTATAGCAAATAAAACTCAGTTTTTACTATAAGCTgacgtgacactaatagataaacttaaacaTAGTGACTGATTCTTGATTGATTTATTAATTATAACTCAATTAAATCTCACTACTTCTCCAATCATCTATTGCTGACTGCTAGCTAATTAATACAGTAATCTTCAAATAATAAACTTGGTTACTACAAGATAGACTAGTTCAAAAAGACACTTTGTAGAAAGACAACAGCTTTCTTCCTTACTAATCCTGACCAGACTGAACAATGAACCTTATTCTTCAGCTGGACTTTGGAAGAATATGATATCCTGTAGCTTATCAAAATTAGAAAATAATTTCTTCCTTTAAACAATTTCTGCCGGCTCTGCGGTTTCTGGAAACATTTCAGGTTATTCAgtgttaatattttaaaataaagatctAGCCTTTACGATATAGTTGTCTATTACCCTGAGTCACCAACGATATCTTAATCAAGGTTCATTACTGAATAATCATATGTTTCATGACTGGCTGTTAATATAAAATCAATTTATAGCGAATAACGCCAACTGACAGAAGGTGAATAGACTGTTAGAAGCCACATGTTTTGAGTTTAAAATGGTTTCCTTGACCTTGTTACTTATAGCAATGAATATGGTATAAAAATGATTGAATTTTAAAACTAAATTTGATTACCCAGGTCTGCAGTTTCCTCCATTTTACAACAGTCACCacaaactgggcgcagtattccaaatgcggccgaaccaatgttctatacaactgcaacatcagaccccaactgttatactctatgccccgtcctataaaggcaagcatgccatatgccttcttcaccaccttctccacctgtgacgtcaccttcaaggatctgtggacttgcacacccaggtccctctgcgtatctacaccctttatggttctgccatttatcgtatagctcccccctacgttagtcctaccaaaatgcatcacttcgcatttatccggattgaactccatctgccatttctttgcccaaatttccagcctatctatatccttctgcagcctctcacaataacagcagaatccaacccctgtcatcacttgtgaactcgctggtgtctcagcagttgcgatgactgagtgaatcctttcccacagtcagagcaggtaaacagtctctccccagtgtgaactcgctggtgtgtcctcaggttggatgaattactgaatcctttctcacactgagagcaggtgaatggtctctctccggtgtgaacccgctgatgtgtctgcaggtgggatgactgagtgaatgttttcccacaataggagcaggtgaatggtctctccccagtgtgcaatCGTCGATGTTTCTGCAGATTTGATGCATAAGGGAAACGCTTCCCACACTCagggcagatgaacggcctctccccagtgtgaactcgctgatgtatcagcaaataggatgaatcagtgaatcccttcccacactcggagcagctgaacggtctctccctggtgtgaattcgctggtgcctctgcaggttggatgaattactgaatcctttcccacactcggggcagatgaatggcctctccccggtgtgaactcgctcgtgtgtctgcaggtgggataactgagtgaatcctttcccacactctgaaCACGTGAAccatttctccccggtgtgaactcgctggtgcatcagcaagttggatgattcactgaatcccttcccacaatcggagcaggtgaatggcttctccccgctgtgaactcgcttgtgtgtctgcaggtgggatgaacttgtgaatcctttcccgcactcggggcaggtgaatggccactcccctgtgtgaactcgtttgtgtgtctgcagggaggatgaatgagcaaatcccttcccacactccaagcaaatgaacggcctctccccagtgtgattacatcgatgagtttccagttggTGTGagaaattgaatcctttaccacagtctccacatttccacggcttctccatggtgctggtgtccatgTGTCTCTCCCAGTTTGACAGTCagctgaagcctcatccacaacaAAACACCCGAACGGTCTCACCCCAATGTGACTGGTGCTGTCTTTTCAAGATGTATTGGAGTttttttccacagtcagttcactggaatgcTTTCACTCCGATCTATGTGCGTCCATGCTTTTCCAATCACATTTATGGTTGAAATCTCTTGAAGCAgaagaacagacaaatatttatCTTTGTAGATTCCAAAGGCTGATGTTGCCCAGGTCCCGATGAATGGAGTTAATCTGTCAGATCACCATGAGTATttgttttgagatttctgtctggaaatcctcttctgatatcctgtaacacGAATTTCCAAAATTCATCACTGTCAGTGCAACTTAGAAATTCAGAAAAGACAATCCCAGTTTTTATAGAAAATTCTTTACTTTTCCCCATTATTCTTACCCTGCTGTATCCCACTatacaccctcccaattctcctaaaGGTGCCAATTCATGTTGGTTAATGAATCCATGCTCATCACTTCCTGTTCAAATGTGTGTAATGTGCAGCACTCATTACTTGGTTGGAGATATAGTGGGTTCAGCGAGTGATCATGATCTGGAACTGGGTGTCCACGGATCTGGTGGCAGTGAAAGCAATTAAAGATTTCAAACTGAAATTGGAGgcacacttgaaggaaata includes the following:
- the LOC144486365 gene encoding uncharacterized protein LOC144486365 gives rise to the protein MEKPWKCEDCGKGFKWPSQLEIHQRTHTGERPFTCSMCGKGFRESSNLLQHQRVHTDLRPFKCPDCGKGYKSSGDLMSHQRVHTDQRPFRCSHCGFRKSSEFTVHQRTHTGERPFTCSMCGKGFINSSNLSRHQRTHSDARTFKCPDCEESFKNSDNLLRHRRTHTGERPFTCSECGKGFTRSAALLTHRRVHSGERPFTCSECGKRFTCSSHLLKHQRTHTVERPFTCFMCGKGFTQSSNLLTHQQIHNHGTVDHTLPQETTKGHEQSPVHHTNQPPIH